CCAGAGCCCGACGGCCGCCCTGGGCGATTCCCGAAGCCGCCCCGTCAGCGAACGGCTGGTGAACCCGGCCACGCACGCACCGCGAGCCTCCTCACCATGCGTATTGCTCTCGATGCTTCGCGCAATGGCAAGCACGACGAGGTCATTTCAAAGTACCGCGAGGAGCTGCAGCAGCGCCAGATCAGCGCCCCCGAGCAGCGGCTGAGCCAGATCGACGCCATCCTGCGCGACGCCGAGTCGATGCGCCCCCGCCTGTATCTCGCAAAGCGAGACGCGCTGGCGCGCGAGCTGCTGCGCCTCTGCACGCCATGACCTCCCACGCACTGCGGGAGGAGCGATGAAACAAGTCGAATGCTCAGGTGTCGCAATCTGTATGCAAGGCGCTGTGAAGGTGACGCTGACGGGCGCGCCCTGACACGAGGCGAACCGTGATGCGCGCGGAGAGCCGGGGCCACGGCGTGAGAGGGTGGGAGGGAGCGGGGACGTGCTGACCACGGGAACCCTGTTGAAAGAGCGATACGCAATCGACTCGGTGCTGGGAGAGGGCGGCATGAGCGCTGTCTATCTCGCCTTCGACCGCAGCCTGGGCGGCAAGAAGGTGGCCGTCAAGCAGATGCAGGTGCAGATCGCCCGTGCCGATGATCGCGCGAAGGCCATCGCGCAGTTCCGCAACGAAGCCCACCTGCTCGCGTCCCTCGAACATCCCCGGCTGGTTCCCGTCACCGACTTCTTCGAAGACGGCGAGAGCGCGTACCTGGTCATGGGCCTGGTCGACGGTCGAACCCTGCTCGACGCGTCGATGGAGCCGGGCGTGACCCTGGCAGATGTGGTCGGCTGGATCGACCAGATCGCCGATGTCCTCGAATACCTGCACGGCCGGCAGCCCCCCGTCCTGTTCCGCGACCTCAAGCCGAGCAACGTCATGCTCGATTGCAGCGGCCAGAT
This genomic stretch from Pseudomonadota bacterium harbors:
- a CDS encoding serine/threonine protein kinase; the protein is MLTTGTLLKERYAIDSVLGEGGMSAVYLAFDRSLGGKKVAVKQMQVQIARADDRAKAIAQFRNEAHLLASLEHPRLVPVTDFFEDGESAYLVMGLVDGRTLLDASMEPGVTLADVVGWIDQIADVLEYLHGRQPPVLFRDLKPSNVMLDCSGQIRLIDFGIARTFETGQTTGTFLKGAGTAEFAPVEQFSGKGGTDVRSDIYSLGATMYDLMTSELPPVSVDVMAGEVPPPNPRHVNPAIPPPLEAIMLKAMALRKDERYPAVRELRQALSQVPRALLNGSNQPQGAPPAPQCTPQQG